In one window of Miscanthus floridulus cultivar M001 chromosome 12, ASM1932011v1, whole genome shotgun sequence DNA:
- the LOC136497500 gene encoding protein NOI4-like, giving the protein MATPDKGHGHPLPKFGEWDVKNPATSEGFTVIFQKARDGKKTTGPGNVRAGIPPAFRNGGGAGGDGGYRPDFKYGDSSQCTPPKRIKKKWAFCGC; this is encoded by the exons ATGGCGACTCCG GACAAGGGGCACGGGCATCCGCTGCCCAAGTTCGGGGAGTGGGACGTGAAGAATCCGGCCACGTCCGAGGGCTTCACCGTCATATTCCAGAAAGCCCGCGACGGCAAGAAGACCACCGGCCCCGGGAACGTGCGCGCAGGCATACCGCCGGCCTTCAggaacggcggcggcgccggcggcgacggcgggtACAGGCCTGACTTCAAATACGGCGACAGCAGCCAGTGCACGCCGCCCAAACGCATCAAG AAGAAGTGGGCCTTCTGTGGCTGCTGA
- the LOC136497499 gene encoding uncharacterized protein, producing the protein MFWHVPGLSAASPVDTILDKENFKLEDLLDEDEIIQECKALNTRLINFLRDRVQVEQLLRYIVEEAPEDAEKKRIFRFPFIACEIFTCEVDVIMKTLVEDEDLMNLLFSFLKPDHPHGTLSAGYFAKVVICLMMRKTLPLVSYVQGHPEIVSQLIDLIGITSIMEVLIRLIGADEAMYSSYADSMQWLDDIQVLEMIVDKFSTSDSPEVHANAAEILCAVTRYAPPALAAKISSPSFVRRLFQHAFEDSRPKSVLVHSLSVCISLLDPKRLVSASYQAFRSQLSHGTLVTASPETVNGMLDSLGDLLKLLDVSSAENVLPTTYGSLQPPLGKHRLKIVEFISVLLSIGSEAAETRLIQLGAIKHAIDLFFEYLFNNFLHHHVENIIGSCLESKQDQLIGHVLDECKLVTRILEAEKNSALSSDLTKHTLSSEGRSPPRIGIVGHMTRIANKLLQLANTNIMVQSHLQQNSDWIEWHASTLTKRNALENVYQWACGRPTSLQDRGRDSDDEDFRDRDYDVAALASNLSQAFKYGIYSNEDIDEAQASLERDDEDVYFDDESAEVVISSLRLGDEQESGSLFTNSNWFAFEEDKALNDGVVSSEASPSPNSEISALKEDDENDEVILGEVIDDTKGSEPPLPVSNKDANEESGHTGLANGTIDKLEDDIRPPTPDVKESQPEFVEWKEKEAEPGDVAEKDTAVLDMEVESEKQLDSMDCDAKLGEEKKSDGMLGSSMSETEAALPVSSDIDSIKHPEPVADSAVSEYPMGEQNLEK; encoded by the exons ATGTTTTGGCACGTGCCGGGACTCTCCGCTGCATCACCT GTGGATACTATTTTGGACAAGGAAAATTTTAAGTTGGAGGATCTTCTTGATGAGGATGAAATAATTCAGGAGTGCAAAGCACTGAATACCCGCTTAATCAATTT TTTGCGGGACAGGGTTCAAGTGGAACAATTGCTCCGCTATATTGTAGAAGAGGCTCCTGAAGATGCAGAAAAGAAAAGGATATTTAG ATTTCCGTTTATAGCTTGTGAAATATTTACATGTGAAGTGGATGTCATCATGAAGACATTAGTGGAGGATGAAGAT CTTATGAATTTACTTTTCTCCTTCCTGAAACCTGACCACCCTCATGGGACATTGTCGGCTGGTTACTTTGCCAAG GTAGTGATTTGCTTGATGATGAGGAAGACACTCCCACTAGTTAGTTATGTGCAG GGCCATCCTGAAATAGTTAGCCAACTTATTGATCTTATTGGGATTACTTCTATCATGGAG GTTTTGATTCGCTTAATCGGTGCGGATGAAGCTATGTATTCAAGCTATGCAGATTCTATGCAATGGTTAGATGACATACAAGTCCTTGAGATGATTGTTGACAAGTTCAGCACATCA gattctcctgaggttcatgcaAATGCTGCTGAAATCCTTTGTGCAGTAACTAGATATGCCCCTCCAGCACTTGCTGCAAAGATTTCCAGTCCAAG CTTTGTCAGGAGATTATTTCAACATGCTTTTGAAGATTCAAGGCCTAAATCGGTGCTGGTCCACTCATTATCAGTGTGCATATCTTTGTTAGATCCTAAGAGACTTGTATCGGCTTCCTACCAGGCTTTCCGTAGTCAGTTGAGCCATGGAACACTTGTCACTGCAAGTCCAGAGACAGTAAATGGCATGCTGGATAGCCTAG GGGATTTGTTGAAGCTGCTGGATGTTTCATCTGCTGAAAATGTTCTGCCAACGACATACGGAAGCTTACAACCTCCACTCGGGAAACATCGCTTAAAG ATTGTTGAGTTCATCTCCGTTCTACTATCAATTGGTAGTGAAGCTGCCGAAACACGGCTGATTCAACTAGGAGCAATCAAGCACGCTATAGATCTATTTTTTGA GTACCTGTTTAACAACTTTTTGCACCACCATGTTGAGAATATCATCGGGTCATGTCTGGAGAGTAAGCAGGATCAACTGATTGGCCATGTCCTTGATGAGTGTAAACTTGTTACAAGAATTCTGGAAGCAGAGAAGAACTCTGCTCTGTCGTCAGATTTAACTAAG CATACATTGTCTTCAGAGGGAAGATCTCCACCAAGGATTGGAATTGTTGGTCATATGACACGGATAGCTAACAAGCTCCTTCAGCTGGCCAATACTAACATCATGGTTCAATCACATTTGCAG CAAAATTCTGATTGGATTGAGTGGCATGCCAGTACCCTAACGAAGCGTAATGCATTAGAAAATGTTTACCAGTGGGCTTGCGG TCGACCAACATCACTGCAGGATCGTGGTAGGGATAGCGATGATGAAGACTTCCGAGATAGGGACTACGATGTGGCTGCACTTGCTAGTAATTTAAGCCAGGCATTTAAATATGGTATTTACAGTAATGAGGATATTGACGAG GCTCAAGCATCACTTGAGCGGGATGATGAG GATGTATATTTTGATGATGAATCTGCAGAGGTAGTAATCTCCTCCCTTCGCCTTGGAGACGAGCAAGAAAG TGGCTCGCTCTTTACAAATTCCAATTGGTTTGCATTTGAAGAGGACAAAGCACTGAATGATGGTGTGGTTAGCTCAGAAGCTTCCCCATCTCCAAATTCGGAAATATCCGCACTAAAAGAGGATGATGAAAATGATGAAGTCATTCTTGGCGAGGTTATAGATGACACAAAAGGTTCTGAACCACCTCTACCAGTGTCCAACAAAGATGCAAACGAAGAGTCTGGTCACACTGGCTTGGCAAATGGTACCATTGACAAATTGGAAGATGATATCAGACCACCAACTCCGGATGTAAAAGAGAGTCAACCTGAGTTTGTAGAATGGAAGGAGAAAGAAGCTGAACCTGGTGATGTTGCTGAGAAGGATACTGCAGTTCTTGATATGGAGGTTGAAAGTGAGAAGCAGCTGGATTCCATGGATTGCGATGCCAAGTTAGGAGAGGAAAAGAAGAGTGATGGTATGCTTGGATCTTCAATGTCTGAGACAGAAGCAGCATTGCCTGTTTCATCTGATATTGATTCAATTAAGCACCCTGAACCAGTTGCTGACAGTGCTGTATCAGAGTATCCAATGGGTGAACAAAATCTTGAGAAATGA